In the genome of Euleptes europaea isolate rEulEur1 chromosome 7, rEulEur1.hap1, whole genome shotgun sequence, one region contains:
- the LOC130480176 gene encoding acyl-CoA-binding protein-like, protein MTQAEFDKAAEEVKKLKTQRTDQEMLDVYSHFKQATIGDVNTDRPGMLDFKGKAMWDAWNALKGMCQEDARKAYIAKVEELKEKYGMQ, encoded by the coding sequence ATGACCCAGGCAGAATTCGATAAAGCTGCTGAAGAGGTAAAAAAGCTGAAGACTCAACGAACTGACCAAGAGATGCTGGACGTCTATAGCCACTTCAAACAGGCTACTATTGGAGATGTAAATACAGACCGTCCTGGGATGCTTGACTTCAAAggcaaagccatgtgggatgccTGGAATGCGTTGAAAGGAATGTGCCAAGAAGATGCAAGGAAAGCATATATAGCAAAAGTCGAAGAACTGAAGGAAAAATATGGAATGCAATGA